In the Thermoanaerobacterales bacterium genome, CGCGCGGGGTTGACGGTCATCTTGGCAACGGCCGCAGGGATATCCAGGATTCCACTCGCAATGAGTTCGCTGAAAACCAGGCCCACGGCCGTCTCCAACCCGATGATCCCGAAGGGGGCGCGATCAAACTCCACGTCCTTTTCGTGGTCGGCGTGCGGGGCGTGGTCGGTGGCTATAACGTCGATCGTCCCGTCCGCCAGGCCCTCGCGCACGGCGGCGACGTCCTCCGGGCCGCGCAGGGGTGGGTTGACCTTGGCGTTGGTGTCGTAGCCCCGCACAGCCTCGTCGGTCAGGGTAAAGTGATGCGGTGTGGCCTCGGCGGTGACCCGAACCCCCCGGGCCTTTGCCTCTCTTATCAGCCGGACGGTTCCGGCTGAACTGACATGGGCGACGTGCAACGCGCAACCGGTCAGCTGGGCCAGGATAAGGTCCCGGGCGACCATCACTTCCTCCGCCGCGCCCGGAATACCGCGAAGCCCCAGCGCCGTCGCCAGCGGCCCCTCATGCATAACTCCTCCGGCAGCGAGGGCGGGATCCTCGCAGTGGCTGATGATCGGGCGCCCCAGCCTGGCCGCGTACTCCATTGCTCTGCGCATCAGGTGGCCGTCGCTGACCGGCCGCCCGTCGTCAGAAAAAGCGACGGCCCCCGCCGCCGCCGTTTCGGCCATGGGCGCCAGCTGTTCCCCCTTACTCCCGGCGGTCACGGCCGCCACGGGATAAACCCGAGCCAGCCCGGCAGCCGCGGCGCGCTCCTTGATGAAGGTAATAACGCTGGCGCTGTCGGCGACAGGGTCGGTATTGGGCATGCAGGCCACCGAGGTAAACCCGCCGCGGACGGCCGCGGCCGTGCCGCTGGCGATGTCTTCCTTGTATTCGTATCCCGGTTCCCTCAAATGTACGTGC is a window encoding:
- a CDS encoding dihydroorotase, whose product is MRFLLRGGIVVDPVKGTLRTSDVLVADGCIAAVGPNLSFEDGQVFDISGHLVSPGLIDMHVHLREPGYEYKEDIASGTAAAVRGGFTSVACMPNTDPVADSASVITFIKERAAAAGLARVYPVAAVTAGSKGEQLAPMAETAAAGAVAFSDDGRPVSDGHLMRRAMEYAARLGRPIISHCEDPALAAGGVMHEGPLATALGLRGIPGAAEEVMVARDLILAQLTGCALHVAHVSSAGTVRLIREAKARGVRVTAEATPHHFTLTDEAVRGYDTNAKVNPPLRGPEDVAAVREGLADGTIDVIATDHAPHADHEKDVEFDRAPFGIIGLETAVGLVFSELIASGILDIPAAVAKMTVNPARILGIKPPAMAPGARADLTVIDPHRTEVVCAEALRSKSRNTPFLGYTLKGLPVMTVVGGKVVMRDGDLI